A window of Mucilaginibacter robiniae genomic DNA:
CCTGCTGCCGGGCCGCTTGCCTGTCCTGATGATCGGCTGCTGCTTTTTCATGTAATACTGCTAAGGTTTCAGCTACAGGTTTGCTATTTAAGATGTTCATATGACATAAATTTTTAGAATCAGTTAATTGTTGTTAGTTCCGCCGTTGTCCTGTTTCAGGTCGTCATTGTTGATGCTCTTTTTGGGCTTCTGCGGCTTGTTGTGCAGCCCGCCTATTTTATAGCTGAACTTTAGCTCAAAGCTGCGGATGTAATTAATGTTTACAGCATTTTGTGCGATGTTACCCGAAGTAACTACGGTAGGTATTTTGTACCCGTGCGTCAAAAAGTTATCGCCGCCAATACCAATGGTTCCTTTTTTATTGGCAAAATACCGGTTAAAGCTCAGGTTGTACACGCCAAAGCCACCCTGATAACCTTGTAGTTGAATTTGGTTGGAACGGTGAAAAGCAAAGGCCTGAATGGCATATTTGTCTGACAGATCATAGCTGCCGAACAAACGGTAATTAGTCACCCAGCCGCTGTTTGCCGCATGGTAAAGCGGATCGGGGTCTTTGTTATCCAAGCTCAGATGATAAAAATCGACACCGCCGTTGATGTTTAATTTATTGGTTAACGCCAGATTTAATGAAGCACTCATGCCATATGCATTTTGCTTACCGAGGTTCAGATACGTGGTACGCACAGTATCGCCGTTGGCGCTGCGAATGGTTTGTATCGCATCATTGGTATTGCGCATAAAGGTTGATAAGTTCAGGTTATTGTTTTTGATGTGCGTACTGTAAGCCAACTCGAAATTATTAGTAAACTCGGGCTGCAAGCTCGGGTTACCAACGGTGATGTTCAAAGGGTTTGATGCCTGAATATTTGGGTTCAGATACTCCAGCGATGGCCGTTGTATGCGCCGGTTATAACCCAGTTTTATCATATCACCATTATCAAATTTCTTGGCTAGGTTTACACTTGGCACTAATACCCCATAGTTGGGAATATTAACGGATGACCCTGACTGAAAATCAGCCGTGATGCTGGTATACTCATATCGCGCGCCGGCCTTAATCGTATAACTTTTAGGCAATGAAATGGTGTAGGATAAATAGCCGGCCGCTACATTTTGCTTGTAATTAAAAGCGTTGGATAAACTTCCGGATGAGATGGGTTGATAATTCAATGAGCCATCAGCTGCAGAATAATAAGTATAATCGCTGTTTACCGTACGGATGATATCTTTTGCACCAAATTCCAGTAAAGTATTTTTGAAGGTGGGCGTTTGATAATCCGCTTCAAAGGTTAGCTCTTTATTTTTGCTGCTGTTCAGATTCTTCAAGCCATTCAGGACAGACCCGTTGCTTTGGTCGAGAAAGATATTTTCGAAGTTATTGTCCCGGTTGTTCTGGCTGTATTCTGTCAGCAAGCTAAACTCCCGCTCTGGTTTTTTTCCGGTTAACGTATAAGTTAGCGTAGCATCCAGTTGGTTGGAGCTGTTGGTAATATCGTTTCGCTGCAGCATGGAGCCGATGAGCAAATTGTTCAGGTAATTCTGCGTTAAGAAATTATCCTGCTTGGTTGGCCGGTTATTAGCGCCAATCACCACACCTAAACTCAAAGAGCTACGCTTGTTAATATCATAGTCCATCCCCAGGTTATACCGGCCCATCAGGGAAGTGTTGCTGGTAGTGGCCGATTGCGTGGTTAAGCTCACATCATTAGAAGTTAAGCTACTGATGGTTTGGCTGTTGGTAAATGCACCTGGCGTATTATAGCTGCCTCTGCCAAAACCACCTATCGAAAAATTAAACTTACCCACCTTGTAGCCGCCGTTTAACCCCAGGCTGGAACCGCGCGTACCGGCCGCCGAGTTCACATTAAGCGACAATCCTTCAAGTGTATTTTGTTTTAAGACGATATTGATAATGCCGCCCGAGCCTTCCGCGTCATACTTAGCCGAAGGGGAAGTAATCACCTCCACGCTTTTGATCAAATCGGATGGAATTTGCTTTAAAGCGTCAGATACACTAGCCGACATCATGGCTGATGGCTTGCCGTTAATCAGAACCTTTATATTTGAGCTGCCCCTTACACTTACGTTCCCGTCCATATCTACTGATACCATGGGTACGCGTTTCATCACATCGGTAGCATCGCCGCCCCGTGCAGTTAAATCGTTTTCGGCATTGTAAACGGTGCGGTCAATCTTTTCTTCTATCAGCGCCTTTTGGCCCGTTACCTTTACTTCATTCAGCATTTTACTATCGGGCCTTAGCACTATCTTACCAAGCTTAAGCGTAGCACCGTCTTCTAATTTCAGGTTAGCAATTACTTTGCCTGCATAACCCATAAAACTCACTTTTAATTGATAGGTGCCTGCTGCTAGCTTATCTACTGTGAATTTACCTACCCCGTCGGCCAGCGACCCGGAAACCACCTTACCGCTTGTCTGATCCAAAACTGAAACGGTGGCGTAATCAACAGGTTTCCCGCTTAACGAGTCTATGATGGTACCTGTGATAGAAGCGTCGGCAGGGAACGGATTTGTAGCTGCCAAGCCTAAAAGTGGCACGAGCAGCGCGATCATCAAAACTATTTTCTTCATATGTTTTCTTTTCACACTGCAAAGAAGCAGTGGCTCACGTTCTTAAAAAAGCACAATAGACCATTTGGAAAAACTTATCGACGTAACGGAAATATGAAGAGCTGCATCATCCTCAGGTCGGGAAAAACCACTGGCTCGTCGACAGGAAAGGCCGGATGAGCGATCTTGTAGTTTGCTTTGAAACCGTATATTTATTATTGTGCTGAAATTGATAACGATGCAGCTATTTAAAAGACACCATATTTTCCTCCTGGTTCACCTCATTTGCTGGCTCATCCTGGCATTGGGCTTCCTGTACAGCCATCCGCCCGAGTGGGGCGACAATGTGCCCCGTGCGTTCTGGATCAGACAAAACTTGTTGCTGGCTATTCTGATAACGGCTTTTTATCTGAACTATAACCTGCTGATTCCTAGTTTGCTGTTGCGCAAGCAGATAGGCCTATATGCAATAATTACTATTACATTGATTATCGGTTTAACGCTGCTAAACGATGGGGTTAACAAGGTGTTTCACTTAAATCAGCTGCCCTTTCCACACCATGGCCCGCCGCATCGCATTAATACGTTTGTCCCCGGTATGATTCTGCTGATGATCGGATTGGGAATTACGGTGAGCTTTATCAAGCAATGGCAGGAAGAGGTTACCTTGCGGCAGCAGCTGGAGCAGGAAAAAGTAACTACGGAGCTTACCATGCTGAAAGCACAGATCAATCCGCATTTCTTTTTCAATACGCTCAACACAATCTATTCCTACACGCTTTCAGATGGCGACGTTGCCAGAACGGCCATCACCAACTTATCTAAAATGATGCGTTATGTACTGTATGATGCGGCCGGGAAGCAAACCCCACTAAGCAAGGAGATTGCCTTTATTCAAGAATACGTAGAGTTGATGAAATTGCGTACCAGCAGAAAAACCACTGTGCAACTTCAAATAGAAGAACAGGCCCAGGAGGTAATGATTGCGCCTATGCTGTTCCTGCC
This region includes:
- a CDS encoding TonB-dependent receptor domain-containing protein; translation: MKKIVLMIALLVPLLGLAATNPFPADASITGTIIDSLSGKPVDYATVSVLDQTSGKVVSGSLADGVGKFTVDKLAAGTYQLKVSFMGYAGKVIANLKLEDGATLKLGKIVLRPDSKMLNEVKVTGQKALIEEKIDRTVYNAENDLTARGGDATDVMKRVPMVSVDMDGNVSVRGSSNIKVLINGKPSAMMSASVSDALKQIPSDLIKSVEVITSPSAKYDAEGSGGIINIVLKQNTLEGLSLNVNSAAGTRGSSLGLNGGYKVGKFNFSIGGFGRGSYNTPGAFTNSQTISSLTSNDVSLTTQSATTSNTSLMGRYNLGMDYDINKRSSLSLGVVIGANNRPTKQDNFLTQNYLNNLLIGSMLQRNDITNSSNQLDATLTYTLTGKKPEREFSLLTEYSQNNRDNNFENIFLDQSNGSVLNGLKNLNSSKNKELTFEADYQTPTFKNTLLEFGAKDIIRTVNSDYTYYSAADGSLNYQPISSGSLSNAFNYKQNVAAGYLSYTISLPKSYTIKAGARYEYTSITADFQSGSSVNIPNYGVLVPSVNLAKKFDNGDMIKLGYNRRIQRPSLEYLNPNIQASNPLNITVGNPSLQPEFTNNFELAYSTHIKNNNLNLSTFMRNTNDAIQTIRSANGDTVRTTYLNLGKQNAYGMSASLNLALTNKLNINGGVDFYHLSLDNKDPDPLYHAANSGWVTNYRLFGSYDLSDKYAIQAFAFHRSNQIQLQGYQGGFGVYNLSFNRYFANKKGTIGIGGDNFLTHGYKIPTVVTSGNIAQNAVNINYIRSFELKFSYKIGGLHNKPQKPKKSINNDDLKQDNGGTNNN
- a CDS encoding sensor histidine kinase — encoded protein: MQLFKRHHIFLLVHLICWLILALGFLYSHPPEWGDNVPRAFWIRQNLLLAILITAFYLNYNLLIPSLLLRKQIGLYAIITITLIIGLTLLNDGVNKVFHLNQLPFPHHGPPHRINTFVPGMILLMIGLGITVSFIKQWQEEVTLRQQLEQEKVTTELTMLKAQINPHFFFNTLNTIYSYTLSDGDVARTAITNLSKMMRYVLYDAAGKQTPLSKEIAFIQEYVELMKLRTSRKTTVQLQIEEQAQEVMIAPMLFLPFVENAFKHGVSSIQESHIVIHITQHADRVILKVRNTIHQTRSNSEEQSNGIGIANTTRRLDLLYPDKYTLTTGLNNQQEYEVQLILQL